In Methanomassiliicoccales archaeon, the genomic window GTCTGCGCCGCCTTGTAGTTCTTGGTGAAGATGCCCAGGATCATGCACAGTGCCAGGGCCGAGACCAACGCCAAGAATAGCGAAACGCCCACCAGCACGTAGTCGAAGGCGCCCAAGGTCATGCCATACTTGGCCAGGTCGATCGGCGCACTGATCATGAGCGAGCTCATGTAGTAGCCCATACCGACCATGTAGATGCCCGCCACCACCAGGCCGACGATGGCCGCGCCCACCAGCTTGCCAAGGACGATGGCCGTGCGACTGACGGGCAGAGTGAGCAGCGTCTCCAGGGTCTTGTTCTCTTTTTCCATGCCCATGGAGGAGATGACCATGCTCCCGGCCATGATGATGACCATGAGGACGATCAGCGGGACCACCAAGCCCTGCTGCGAGACCACCGAACTGATGACGTCCGGGCTGATGCCCACCATCATGCGACCTTTGAACTCGGTGTCCTCGTGGCGCTTGAGGGGCTGCAGTATGACGCTCGAGTTCTCGGTGACGTGATGGTCGATGATGTATCGCGAGAGATTGATGGTCATGACAGCAAGCACAGCCTGCACTGGTGCCATGGAAAAGCTATCAGCCATCCCCGCGCCTCTCATGATCCAGACAACCGTGATGCTCGCCGAGTGATTGTTGGTGATGTTCGACTGGAAGTCGCTCTGAAGCACTATGAGCGCCACGCCGTTCTTGGCGCTCACCTCTTTGATGCCTGCTTGCACGTCGCTCTGGTTATAGACGATCTTGCTGTTCTTGTCGAGCTGGGAGTAGACGAATTGTGAAAGTACGGAATGGTCCTGATCGATGACCCCTACCATAGGCTTCTCGCTCAGCTTGCTTGTC contains:
- a CDS encoding ABC transporter permease; translated protein: MSSLSNIIKKEVKELLTPGTLVPIIIMALIFGSLGGAIGGATSKLSEKPMVGVIDQDHSVLSQFVYSQLDKNSKIVYNQSDVQAGIKEVSAKNGVALIVLQSDFQSNITNNHSASITVVWIMRGAGMADSFSMAPVQAVLAVMTINLSRYIIDHHVTENSSVILQPLKRHEDTEFKGRMMVGISPDVISSVVSQQGLVVPLIVLMVIIMAGSMVISSMGMEKENKTLETLLTLPVSRTAIVLGKLVGAAIVGLVVAGIYMVGMGYYMSSLMISAPIDLAKYGMTLGAFDYVLVGVSLFLALVSALALCMILGIFTKNYKAAQTMTLPITLLALIPMFVTMFTDFDTLPTSMQIGLFAIPFTHPMIAMRELMFGNSALVLAGIAYNAIFAVVAMFIAVSLFRKDILLTGRVKSAQRSRGGMLVQSMFGKRRR